One genomic segment of Stigmatopora argus isolate UIUO_Sarg chromosome 1, RoL_Sarg_1.0, whole genome shotgun sequence includes these proteins:
- the rapgef3 gene encoding rap guanine nucleotide exchange factor 3 has translation MRNKMHLFRSYNYQVFPDRGSIDTPTIRGISWTPLPEAPNSKDTMKQFLSDRVVKAAKSVYSVMVTTNPGLIRDRKHHLKTHRQCCSGKELVDWLMGQNEGLQSRSQAVGMWQVLVDEGVLVHVKHELNFHDKDTQFYRFMESEFGANHLTKDSEDELQESLSLLSQLGPDALLTMILRKCPNQRSAEELEVIYEELLHVKAAAHLSTSVRKELAAVLVFESHAKAGTVLFSQGDKGTSWYIIWKGSVNVITHGKGLVTTLHEGEDFGQLALLNDAPRAATIILREDHCHFLRVDKHDFIRILKDVEANTVRLEEHGKTVLVLEKCAHPSEQGGAGNKCTVMSGTPEKILEHLLETVKVDSNGNEGIDSCVSDFLLTHKVFMPSSQLCPLLQQHYQAELSEGSEQEKAAYILNTKLKVVKLIGWWIALYGILLKEDPITSSFLEKLKTDIGVNFRLSSILKDQFRDRRRTKVLENGYHSLGRNYSFDWFPRSEESMARIQSIRAQDKVMYEIYTPDHQALMPMLPVNTSVQEVMISLTQPGGDQVLVKMNSSGERVELKLDATAVFTALGLNERLFICSSGQVEKLTPLKEQLGPEQTSANTLQHMCSKDIASELTNYDWELFSAMHELELVYYVFGRQKFPGAVTANLERFVRRFNEVQYWVVSELCLCEDLVKRTVLLKKFIKIAAVLKEQKNLNSFFAVMFGLSNSAVHRLYKTWERISSKTKRIYCAYERFMDPSRNHRAYRLAVSKLSPPYIPFMPLILKDMTFIHEGNSNFVDRLVNFEKMRMIAKTVKMVRLCRSQPYVPSSPQRGLADRMFLDSPATRISTYSDHILPLRSPSNIRHYIQNLSVIDSQRKLTQLSRTIES, from the exons ACTCCACTTCCAGAGGCACCAAATTCAAAGGACACAATGAAGCAG TTCCTCTCCGATCGCGTGGTCAAAGCTGCAAAATCGGTGTACAGCGTCATGGTCACGACGAACCCCGGGTTGATCCGAGATAGGAAGCATCACCTCAAAACTCATAG ACAGTGTTGTTCTGGTAAGGAACTTGTGGACTGGCTGATGGGACAAAATGAAGGCCTGCAGTCGAGAAGCCAGGCGGTCGGAATGTGGCAGGTCCTTGTGGATGAAGGCGTTCTGGTTCATG TGAAACACGAATTGAACTTCCACGACAAAGACACGCAGTTCTACCGCTTCATGGAATCTGAGTTTGGAGCAAATCACCTAACAAAGGACTCAGAGGACGAGTTGCAAGAAAGTCTGTCGCTCCTCTCCCAACTGGGGCCCGATGCCCTGCTCACAATGATCCTACGCAAATG TCCAAACCAGAGGAGCGCTGAGGAACTGGAGGTCATCTACGAGGAGCTGCTCCATGTCAAGGCCGCCGCTCATCTTTCCACCTCG GTGCGGAAGGAGCTAGCAGCTGTCCTGGTGTTTGAATCACATGCTAAGGCTGGAACCGTCT tgttcagTCAAGGGGACAAAGGCACTTCCTGGTACATCATCTGGAAAGGTTCAGTCAATGTCATCACCCACGGGAAG GGTCTGGTGACAACACTGCATGAGGGCGAGGATTTTGGGCAGCTGGCCTTGCTGAATGACGCCCCGCGCGCCGCCACCATCATCTTAAGGGAAGACCATTGCCACTTTTTGCGTGTGGATAAACATGACTTCATTCGAATTCTTAAG GATGTAGAAGCGAACACGGTCCGACTGGAGGAGCATGGGAAAACTGTGCTCGTGCTGGAGAAATGTGCCCATCCATCCGAACAGGGGGGAGCTGGAAACAA gtgcACTGTAATGTCTGGAACACCCGAGAAGATCCTGGAACACCTCTTGGAAACAGTTAAGGTGGACTCCAATGGGAACGAAGGCATCG ATTCGTGTGTGAGCGACTTCCTGCTCACCCACAAAGTATTCATGCCTTCCAGTCAACTGTGTCCTTTACTCCAGCAACA CTACCAAGCGGAGCTCTCTGAGGGTTCCGAACAGGAGAAGGCGGCCTATATTCTCAACACCAAGCTTAAAGTGGTGAAGCTGATTGGCTGGTGGATAGCGCTCTATGGGATTCTGCTGAAAGAAGACCCAATTACCTCAAGCTTTCTGGAG AAGCTGAAGACGGACATTGGGGTTAATTTTCGTTTGTCCAGCATCCTGAAAGATCAGTTCCGGGACAGAAGAAGAACAAAAGT GTTGGAGAATGGTTACCACTCATTGGGCAGG AATTACTCGTTTGACTGGTTCCCTCGCAGTGAAGAGTCGATGGCACGGATACAGTCAATCAGAGCGCAGGACAAAG TGATGTATGAGATTTACACGCCAGATCACCAAGCTCTCATGCCGATGCTTCCGGTCAACACCTCTGTACAGGAAGTGATGATCTCGCTCACTCAACCCGGGGGAGATCAGGTGTTGGTCAAGATGAACTCATCTGGAG AAAGAGTTGAGTTGAAATTGGATGCCACTGCTGTGTTCACCGCGCTGGGACTCAATGAGAGACTCTTTATCTGCTCCAGTGGACAAGTGGAAAAACTG ACGCCCTTGAAAGAGCAGCTGGGTCCCGAGCAAACGAGTGCTAACACACTTCAGCACATGTGCTCCAAGGACATCGCCAGTGAACTCACTAACTATGACTGGGAACTCTTCAGCGCCATGCATGAG TTGGAGCTCGTCTATTACGTGTTTGGACGTCAAAAGTTCCCAGGTGCGGTGACGGCCAACCTGGAGCGCTTTGTGCGTCGCTTCAATGAGGTTCAGTACTGGGTGGTGAGCGAGCTTTGCCTCTGCGAAGACCTCGTCAAACGAACCGTCCTGCTAAAGAAGTTCATCAAGATTGCTGCGGT ATTAAAGGAGCAGAAGAATCTCAACTCCTTCTTTGCTGTGATGTTCGGTTTGAGCAACAGTGCAGTGCATAGGCTTTACAAGACCTGGGAG AGAATATCCAGTAAAACGAAAAGAATCTACTGTGCCTACGAGAGGTTCATG GATCCGTCTCGTAACCACCGTGCCTACAGGCTGGCTGTGTCCAAGCTAAGCCCCCCTTACATCCCCTTCATGCCTCTAATCCTCAAAG ACATGACATTCATCCATGAAGGAAACTCCAACTTCGTAGACCGCCTGGTCAATTTTGAGAAGATG CGCATGATTGCCAAGACTGTGAAAATGGTGCGACTCTGCCGGAGTCAACCTTACG TACCTTCGTCGCCGCAGAGGGGACTTGCTGATCGAATGTTTCTAGACAGCCCTGCTACCCGCATATCTACGT ACTCGGACCACATCCTTCCTCTGCGGAGTCCCAGCAATATTCGACATTACATCCAGAACCTGAGTGTGATTGACAGCCAGCGCAAGCTAACACAGCTATCGAGGACAATAGAAAGCTAG